The following proteins are co-located in the Pochonia chlamydosporia 170 chromosome 6, whole genome shotgun sequence genome:
- a CDS encoding peptidase S9 prolyl oligopeptidase active site-containing protein (similar to Magnaporthe oryzae 70-15 XP_003709876.1), translated as MTLKRIAPYGTWHSPISVDATIYKNRALTSPRVNTKSGRAFFIESTEDGRHTVIEITDDGLEDILPQDCSVQNRVYEYGGSKYDVLDSDQLIFSNKNDTVCLLNPDSGEVQLLVQSDVLRYSSFCANHSSPWVLAIEEDHTFTDPYKVQNYIVAINVESRAVKRVVTGADFYYIPQFSQDGSRVSWVEWNHPDLPFAAGKLYIGDWAPDGSIKNARLIAGQNMESVAEPRWGPDGSLFFGKEMGPHRKLYRIPPGEDSETLIQLDGLDDAEFAEARLMEGSRTFVPLTANLLVATAVTNGLSRLIAINLSTGSWKLLADDKTLCHISADSVAKLDDNSVLVIGNGTVSHKAVHRIDVEHPENNKVIRKAIDEKFPDGIFARPETLRVRSKGSPTRDIFGFLWMPRNPLYTGPTGELPPLILNTHGGPTGHTGSGLNLRGQYFTSRGYAYLELNYTGSTGHGRHYRESLFGNWGIVDSADVVEVADHLADAGRVNRNGIGITGASAGGYNTLQSLSRYPGKFAGGVCVCGISDLLSFNDGTHKLESDYTEALVLHPGVSEEEKLKIFHERSAMYHTDGMDSPLLLLHGQADTVVPIQQARIIAEALKKLDRDVEIIEVEDEGHMFSKPSSAKLWLLEEERWWKKTLLKHRQRG; from the exons GCGCTTACATCCCCTCGAGTTAAC ACCAAGTCTGGCCGAGCCTTCTTTATAGAAAGCACCGAGGACGGCAGGCATACCGTCATAGAAATCACAGACGACGGCTTGGAAGATATTTTGCCCCAGGATTGCAGCGTACAGAACAGAGTATACGAGTACGGCGGCTCCAAGTACGATGTATTGGATTCAGACCAACTCATTTTTTCCAACAAGAACGACACCGTGTGCTTGCTCAACCCCGATTCTGGAGAGGTTCAACTGCTAGTACAGAGCGATGTCCTCCGATACTCGAGCTTCTGCGCGAACCATTCATCTCCATGGGTTCTTGCCATTGAGGAAGATCACACATTCACAGACCCTTACAAAGTCCAAAACTACATTGTTGCAATCAATGTGGAATCTCGGGCCGTCAAGAGAGTAGTAACCGGCGCCGACTTTTACTACATCCCTCAATTCAGCCAGGATGGCTCCCGCGTCAGTTGGGTTGAATGGAACCACCCCGACCTCCCGTTTGCAGCAGGGAAGCTTTACATTGGTGATTGGGCACCCGACGGGTCCATAAAGAATGCTCGTCTTATTGCTGGCCAGAATATGGAAAGTGTTGCAGAGCCGCGTTGGGGACCAGATGGCTCTCTGTTCTTTGGGAAGGAAATGGGACCGCATCGAAAGTTGTATCGAATTCCACCGGGTGAAGATTCCGAAACATTGATCCAGCTTGATGGTTTAGATGATGCAGAGTTTGCTGAGGCAAGATTGATGGAGGGCAG CCGAACATTTGTTCCTCTTACCGCAAATCTTCTAGTTGCCACAGCAGTCACCAATGGCCTAAGTCGTCTTATCGCCATTAATCTCAGCACCGGTTCGTGGAAACTGCTCGCTGATGACAAGACGCTATGCCATATTTCTGCCGATTCGGTCGCCAAATTGGACGACAATTCGGTTCTAGTCATCGGGAATGGAACAGTCTCGCACAAAGCCGTTCACAGAATTGACGTTGAGCATCCTGAAAACAACAAAGTAATCCGGAAGGCTATTGATGAGAAATTCCCTGATGGAATCTTCGCCCGACCAGAAACTCTTCGCGTGCGTTCTAAGGGTTCGCCAACCAGGGACATCTTTGGCTTCTTGTGGATGCCTCGCAATCCGCTCTATACAGGGCCTACGGGGGAACTTCCTCCATTGATTCTGAACACTCACGGCGGCCCAACAGGACATACTGGAAGTGGGCTCAACTTGCGAGGTCAGTACTTTACATCCCGCGGATATGCGTACCTCGAGCTCAACTATACGGGATCAACTGGACACGGCCGACACTACCGTGAATCCCTATTCGGCAACTGGGGGATTGTTGACTCGGCAGATGTCGTCGAAGTTGCAGATCACCTAGCTGACGCAGGGCGAGTGAATCGCAATGGCATTGGAATTACGGGAGCAAGTGCCGGAGGCTACAATACGCTACAGTCCTTATCGCGATACCCGGGAAAGTTTGCCGGCGGCGTTTGCGTCTGTGGGATTTCAGATCTGTTGAGCTTCAACGACGGGACACACAAGCTGGAATCCGACTACACTGAGGCATTGGTCTTGCATCCGGGCGTAAGtgaggaagagaagctcaagatATTCCACGAGCGCAGTGCCATGTATCACACTGACGGCATGGATTCCCCTCTACTTTTGCTACACGGCCAGGCGGATACTGTTGTTCCCATTCAGCAGGCTAGGATTATTGCAGAGGCGCTTAAGAAACTAGATCGTGATGTGGAGATTattgaggttgaggatgagggaCACATGTTTTCGAAGCCGTCGAGTGCAAAGCTGTggctgttggaggaggagaggtggtggaagaagacgCTTTTGAAGCATCGACAGCGGGGATGA
- a CDS encoding oxalate decarboxylase oxdC (similar to Aspergillus niger CBS 513.88 XP_001390016.1) — translation MKLTTAQLLLAGAVELCAGLPHYDSPQQRLAKGLSLTGKYAKDEPYTPGHKDPHDHAIDAIGKGLDPRPWRNGDGATVLGPYNRDRSRQSPDMIRPPSTDHGNIANMRWSYTDSHVRIEEGGWTRQTTIRELPTSIELAGVNMRLDTGVIRELHWHKEAEWAYVLEGEVRVTALDYEGGNFIDDLKKGDLWYFPSGVPHSLQGLGENGTEFLLIFDDGRFSEESTFILTDWLAHTPKSVIAKNFQLDPEVFAHLPAGEKYIFQGSHPGSIDQERPTGKHVKKSKYQFTHKMLDQEPKHTSGGLVRVTDSTNFPISKTVAAAHVIIEPGALREMHWHPTADEWSFFIRGRARVTIFAAEGNARTFDYVPGDVGIVPKNMGHFVENIGDEPVEMLEVFRADKFRDFSLFQWMGETPQRMVVDHLFAGDEENGKKFWDRVKDAKKDEVKKDGGDDADVEGEGEL, via the exons ATGAAGCTCACCACAGCCCAATTGCTCCTCGCCGGAGCTGTCGAGCTCTGCGCCGGTCTCCCTCACTACGACAGCCCTCAGCAGCGTCTCGCCAAGGGCCTTTCTCTCACAGGCAAATACGCCAAGGACGAGCCCTACACGCCCGGACACAAGGACCCTCACGACCATgccattgacgccattgGAAAGGGTCTTGATCCTCGGCCGTGGCGCAACGGCGACGGCGCTACCGTCCTGGGTCCGTATAATCGCGATCGGTCGCGGCAGAGCCCAGATATGATTCGGCCGCCGAGTACGGATCACGGaaacattgccaacatgcGCTGGAGCTATACCGACTCGCATGTGAGAATTGAG GAAGGcggatggaccagacagaccacCATTCGTGAGCTGCCCACCAGCATTGAGCTTGCTGGAGTGAATATGCGTCTTGACACGGGCGTCATTCGCGAATTGCACTGGCACAAGGAAGCTGAGTGGGCGTACGTGCTCGAAGGTGAAGTTCGTGTCACTGCGCTCGACTACGAGGGCGGCAACTTTATCGACGACTTGAAGAAGGGTGATTTATGGTACTTCCCCAGCGGCGTGCCTCACTCTCTGCAGGGACTGGGAGAAAACGGCACAGAATTCCTGCTCATCTTTGATGACGGCCGCTTCTCCGAGGAATCTACCTTTATCCTGACCGACTGGCTGG CACACACGCCCAAGTCCGTCATCGCCAAAAACTTCCAACTCGACCCCGAAGTCTTCGCCCACCTCCCCGCCGGCGAGAAGTACATCTTCCAGGGCTCTCACCCCGGCAGCATCGACCAAGAGCGCCCAACCGGCAAACACGTCAAGAAGTCCAAGTACCAATTCACGCACAAGATGCTGGACCAAGAGCCCAAGCACACGTCCGGCGGCCTCGTGCGCGTCACCGACTCGACCAACTtccccatctccaagacCGTGGCCGCCGCGCACGTCATCATCGAGCCCGGAGCGCTGCGCGAGATGCACTGGCACCCTACCGCCGACGAGTGGTCGTTCTTCATCCGCGGCCGCGCCCGCGTCACCATCTTCGCGGCCGAGGGCAACGCCCGAACGTTCGACTACGTCCCCGGCGATGTGGGCATCGTGCCCAAGAACATGGGCCACTTTGTGGAGAACATTGGCGACGAGCCCGTCGAGATGCTCGAGGTGTTTCGGGCGGACAAGTTCAGGGACTTTTCGCTGTTTCAGTGGATGGGCGAGACGCCGCAGCGCATGGTGGTTGATCACTTGTTTGCGGGGGATGAGGAGAACGGGAAGAAGTTTTGGGATCGGGTCAAGGATGCGAAGAAGGATGAGGTTAAGAAGGATGggggtgatgatgctgatgttgagggtgagggtgagcTTTAG
- a CDS encoding sulfate transporter 4.1 (similar to Paracoccidioides sp. 'lutzii' Pb01 XP_002795045.1): MKSLSSVKDRMVTAVRTDPNYNRWGSWVGPVSRRLPSATAEYIAEKLPIAQWLPHYNPQWLLRDFIAGITVGVMLIPQGLAYAKIATVPIENGLYASWFPPLLYFFMGTSRELSAGPTSILGLLTAEAIESLSKEGYKPADISSAMAFMVGVYALAIGLLKLGFLLDFVSAPVLTGWISAVAIVIGLGQVGSLVGLSLPSGVAPIIHDFFAHIRKIKPLTLAIGLTGLALLIILEQIGKRWGKKNKYIKFLATSRAVILLIIYTLISYFCNRNRGKDLLWDVTKVDTHGLPTPRPHDTELLQKVFARAFAPLIAMSVEHLGVGKAFGLRGNYNIDKSQELVYLGVNNMVNSLFGAQTTGGAMSRTAVNSDCNVHSPVNFLFTGGFIILTLYELAPALYWIPKATLSAIIIMAVAHLVARPSQFYRFWKMSFIDFVGSMLGLWVTLFTSTEIGLATAVGFSIVYTLLRLAFPRWIGLSHIETENTHVSVPTTSAASTNLDVPAEAYLVQYTDDILFPNAERVKTSIIQSIKVHFDPASDARVDVDKNRRTWNPATKKQILKIRKRKGITAIDGNDTPLRRVVLDFGRVSFIDTTGVFSLIELKMELRRYIGKDLEFRFVGMVDPVRERFDRSGWEFGSPGQQRAESADVVYSSIEMALWHEGSDDKLELVEEKTLDV, encoded by the exons atgaagagtTTATCCAGCGTCAAGGACCGCATGGTCACCGCTGTCCGAACTGACCCGAATTACAATCGATGGGGCAGCTGGGTTGGTCCTGTGTCCAGAAGGCTTCCGTCTGCTACGGCGGAATACATTGCTGAGAAGCTTCCCATTGCGCAGTGGCTGCCGCATTACAATCCTCAATGGCTCCTCAGGGACTTCATCGCCGGCATCACGGTTGGTGTCATGTTGATTCCCCAGGGTCTGGCGTACGCTAAGATTGCCACTGTTCCTATTGAAAATGGCTTGTATGCAAGTTGGTTTCCGCCTCTGCTGTACTTCTTCATGGGGACGAGTCGAGAGCTTTCCGCTGGTCCAACCTCTATTCTTGGCCTGCTTACCGCGGAAGCGATTGAATCCTTGTCCAAGGAGGGATACAAACCGGCTGATATCTCCTCTGCCATGGCCTTCATGGTTGGAGTTTACGCTCTGGCTATTGGTCTTTTGAAACTCGGTTTCCTCTTGGACTTTGTGTCTGCCCCGGTGCTTACGGGTTGGATCTCGGCCGTTGCCATCGTCATTGGTTTGGGTCAGGTCGGCTCCCTGGTTGGACTGTCTCTTCCTTCTGGCGTGGCACCTATTATTCACGACTTTTTTGCTCATATTCGCAAGATAAAGCCGCTCACCCTTGCCATTGGTCTGACCGGTTTAGCACTTCTGATTATCCTTGAACAAATCGGAAAACGATGGGGAAAGAAGAACAAGTACATCAAGTTTCTTGCAACCAGCCGTGCCGTCATCCTGCTCATCATTTACACCCTCATCTCTTACTTTTGCAACCGCAACCGTGGAAAGGATTTGCTTTGGGATGTCACCAAGGTCGATACTCATGGGTTGCCAACCCCTAGACCGCACGATACCgagctgctgcagaaggTGTTTGCCAGAGCATTTGCACCGCTGATTGCCATGTCAGTCGAGCACTTGGGTGTTGGTAAAGCCTTTGGTCTACGAGGCAACTACAACATCGATAAGAGTCAGGAGTTGGTGTACCTGGGAGTCAACAACATGGTCAACAGCCTGTTTGGCGCTCAAACGACTGGCGGAGCCATGAGTCGAACGGCCGTTAACTCGGATTGCAATGTCCACAGTCCTGTCAACTTTCTCTTTACCGGTGGTTTCATTATCTTGACATTGTACGAACTTGCTCCAGCTCTTTACTGGATCCCAAAGGCAACATTGTCTGCTATTATC ATCATGGCTGTTGCCCACCTGGTTGCTCGACCAAGTCAGTTCTATCGCTTCTGGAAAATGTCCTTCATCGACTTCGTCGGCTCCATGCTCGGTCTCTGGGTCACCCTCTTCACATCTACTGAAATCGGTCTCGCCACTGCCGTTGGCTTCAGCATCGTCTACACCTTGCTACGTCTAGCATTCCCACGCTGGATCGGCCTCTCACACATTGAAACCGAAAACACACACGTCTCCGTGCCCACCACCAGTGCAGCATCGACCAATCTTGACGTCCCAGCCGAGGCATATCTCGTTCAGTACACGGACGACATTCTCTTCCCCAATGCCGAGCGTGTCAAGACGTCCATTATTCAATCTATCAAAGTCCACTTTGACCCGGCATCAGATGCCAGAGTGGACGTGGACAAGAACAGACGCACATGGAACCCAGCTACGAAGAAGCAAATCCTCAAGATCCGAAAGCGAAAGGGCATCACTGCCATCGACGGCAACGATACACCGCTTCGACGTGTTGTTCTAGACTTTGGCCGTGTATCCTTTATTGATACCACTGGTGTCTTCTCACTCATTGAACTCAAGATGGAACTACGCAGATACATTGGCAAGGATCTAGAGTTTCGGTTTGTGGGCATGGTAGATCCTGTGAGGGAGCGGTTTGACCGTTCGGGATGGGAGTTTGGCTCCCCTGGGCAGCAGCGTGCTGAGTCTGCTGACGTTGTTTACTCATCTATTGAAATGGCTCTTTGGCATGAGGGTTCCGATGACAAGCTTGAATTggtggaagagaagacgCTGGACGTATGA